In the genome of Bryobacteraceae bacterium, one region contains:
- a CDS encoding polysaccharide deacetylase family protein → METRSKPNIWPLIFVPALAAGAAWAVRGKSSSLVAPSRWRGDQGRRSIALSFDDGPSESTAELVALLAGFGVPATFFQVGANARRLPELAKAVSAAGHEIGNHTDTHPRLWLRSPAFIRAEIAGAQDTLSTIHGAAPRLFRAPYGVRWPGLAAAQAAFGLEGVTWTAIGRDWTLPASAAANRLFGAARPGAIFCLHDGRELAIQPNIGETIELVRILVPRLLDAGYCLESVSSILCPTTSPNA, encoded by the coding sequence ATGGAAACCAGGAGCAAACCCAACATCTGGCCACTCATCTTCGTCCCGGCGCTCGCGGCGGGCGCGGCTTGGGCCGTGCGCGGCAAATCGTCGTCGCTCGTCGCCCCATCCCGCTGGCGCGGAGACCAGGGACGCCGGTCGATCGCGCTCAGCTTCGACGATGGGCCGAGTGAGTCGACGGCGGAACTGGTCGCCCTGCTCGCCGGCTTCGGCGTCCCGGCGACGTTCTTCCAGGTAGGCGCCAACGCGCGCCGCCTCCCCGAGCTGGCGAAAGCGGTCTCGGCCGCGGGCCACGAAATCGGCAACCACACCGATACGCATCCCAGGCTGTGGCTACGCTCGCCGGCTTTCATTCGCGCCGAAATCGCCGGCGCGCAAGACACCCTTTCGACCATTCACGGCGCCGCTCCGCGGCTGTTCCGCGCCCCCTATGGCGTTCGATGGCCGGGACTTGCGGCCGCGCAGGCCGCGTTCGGGCTCGAGGGCGTCACCTGGACTGCGATCGGCCGCGACTGGACCCTCCCCGCCTCGGCGGCCGCCAACCGGCTGTTCGGCGCCGCCCGCCCTGGCGCGATCTTCTGCCTGCACGATGGCAGAGAACTTGCAATTCAGCCCAATATTGGAGAGACTATCGAATTGGTTCGTATCTTGGTCCCTCGATTGCTCGACGCGGGATACTGCCTCGAATCTGTCAGTTCGATTCTATGTCCGACGACTTCGCCCAACGCGTGA
- a CDS encoding phosphopantetheine-binding protein, with protein sequence MIQCVALTQRIPPESIQLESTFEELKIDSLDGINILFALENEFSVNIPDEAARDLRSIGDLARGLHTLIETGVATPQAPRPAPPPAAGPSGSAA encoded by the coding sequence GTGATCCAGTGTGTCGCGCTCACTCAGCGTATCCCACCTGAATCCATCCAACTCGAATCGACTTTCGAGGAGCTCAAGATCGATTCGCTCGACGGCATCAATATTCTGTTTGCGCTCGAGAACGAGTTCAGCGTCAACATCCCCGACGAGGCCGCCCGGGACCTTCGATCCATCGGCGATCTCGCTCGCGGCCTGCACACTCTGATCGAGACCGGCGTCGCCACACCGCAGGCGCCCCGTCCCGCCCCTCCGCCGGCCGCCGGGCCGAGCGGTTCCGCCGCCTGA
- a CDS encoding SDR family oxidoreductase, with protein sequence MATKSPFDLSGKTALIAGASRGIGLSIAQEMARAGAHTVLAARSADKLQKEVDALKAEGCSAEAYALDVADEASIGACVEKWGDVDILVNVAGTNVRKRVQDFTKEEYERIMQTNLHGIYELTRGIGARMIARGKGGKVVNIGSLMSILGLPYLAVYNMTKSALWGLTRVLAAEWGRANIQVNCIAPGFIITDLNRAMWQPKIMKDWLEGAQANPNPGRPEDCAATAVFLASPGSDYITGQCIAVDGGYSTTRIWPFEPAS encoded by the coding sequence ATGGCAACCAAGAGTCCTTTCGATCTATCTGGCAAAACCGCGCTAATCGCTGGCGCTTCGCGCGGCATCGGCCTCTCGATCGCGCAGGAAATGGCGCGCGCAGGGGCTCATACGGTGCTCGCCGCCCGGTCCGCGGATAAGCTTCAGAAGGAAGTGGATGCGCTCAAGGCGGAGGGCTGTTCGGCCGAGGCGTACGCGCTCGATGTCGCCGACGAAGCTTCGATCGGCGCGTGCGTGGAGAAGTGGGGCGATGTCGACATCCTGGTGAACGTCGCCGGCACCAATGTCCGCAAACGCGTCCAGGACTTTACCAAGGAAGAGTATGAGCGCATTATGCAGACCAACCTGCATGGCATCTACGAACTCACCCGCGGGATCGGCGCGAGGATGATCGCGCGCGGCAAGGGCGGCAAGGTTGTCAACATCGGCTCCCTGATGTCCATCCTCGGTCTTCCTTATCTCGCTGTGTACAACATGACGAAGAGCGCGCTGTGGGGCCTCACGCGCGTGTTGGCGGCGGAGTGGGGCCGCGCCAACATTCAAGTGAACTGCATCGCGCCGGGCTTCATCATCACGGACCTCAATCGCGCCATGTGGCAACCCAAGATCATGAAAGACTGGCTCGAAGGCGCACAGGCCAACCCGAATCCAGGCCGGCCTGAGGATTGCGCCGCTACGGCCGTGTTCCTTGCTTCGCCGGGCTCGGATTACATCACCGGGCAGTGCATCGCGGTGGACGGCGGTTACTCCACCACGCGTATCTGGCCGTTCGAACCCGCTTCGTGA
- a CDS encoding enolase C-terminal domain-like protein encodes MNIRTLRCHVAPMAGSWLTDTVIANPMSEYPEYRARRSSWFGQMSAALIEVELDDGTRGYGFAGGGKGRAVESIVDEQMRALVEGKPVDSNDLVCEQLYRASVFYGRGGLAQCAIAGIDLAMWDARGKIAGRPVHALLGPARAEMEAYYTGNDPEALAEFGIRHMKIAIPYGPANGEAGMRANEAAVARAREVLGRDGFLALDIYMAWDPGYTVRMMERLEKYDIRWIEEPVFPDDYAGYREIRRRVPCKVSGGEHEYTLEGFRRLVGEGCVDLAQPDIYRAGGITGLRKIARLAEEAGVELICHGVGAPTYHFLATLPEATTPYCEFLDIFRGGVKEWVLEGEPRVSGGRLGLGDAPGFGYRFNDRVWREGLPVATIW; translated from the coding sequence ATGAATATCCGGACGCTGCGATGCCACGTGGCTCCTATGGCCGGGTCCTGGCTTACCGATACCGTGATCGCCAATCCGATGTCGGAATACCCGGAATACCGCGCTCGACGCTCTTCGTGGTTCGGTCAGATGTCAGCTGCATTGATAGAAGTGGAGCTTGACGACGGCACGCGAGGCTATGGTTTCGCCGGCGGCGGAAAGGGACGCGCTGTGGAATCGATCGTCGACGAGCAGATGCGTGCGCTGGTTGAGGGCAAACCGGTCGACTCGAACGACCTCGTGTGCGAGCAACTCTACCGCGCGTCGGTCTTTTACGGCCGTGGCGGTCTGGCGCAGTGCGCGATCGCCGGGATCGATCTCGCCATGTGGGACGCGCGCGGCAAAATCGCCGGCCGCCCCGTACACGCGCTCCTCGGCCCGGCCCGCGCTGAGATGGAAGCCTACTACACGGGCAACGATCCGGAAGCGCTCGCCGAGTTCGGTATCCGGCACATGAAAATCGCGATCCCGTACGGACCGGCAAACGGCGAGGCGGGGATGCGGGCGAACGAGGCCGCCGTGGCTCGCGCGCGGGAAGTCCTCGGCCGCGACGGGTTCCTGGCGCTGGACATTTACATGGCATGGGATCCCGGCTACACGGTCCGTATGATGGAGAGGCTCGAGAAGTACGACATCCGCTGGATCGAGGAGCCGGTTTTTCCAGACGACTACGCCGGGTACCGCGAGATCCGCCGCCGCGTTCCGTGCAAAGTGAGCGGTGGCGAACATGAGTATACGCTCGAGGGCTTTCGCCGGCTGGTCGGCGAAGGCTGTGTCGATCTGGCGCAACCCGACATCTACCGCGCGGGCGGGATTACCGGGCTCCGCAAGATCGCGCGCCTAGCCGAGGAGGCCGGGGTCGAGTTGATCTGCCACGGAGTGGGCGCGCCCACCTATCACTTCCTTGCGACGCTTCCGGAGGCAACCACGCCCTACTGCGAGTTTCTCGATATCTTCCGCGGCGGTGTGAAGGAATGGGTTCTCGAGGGCGAACCACGCGTCAGCGGTGGGCGCCTCGGGCTCGGTGACGCCCCCGGCTTCGGCTACCGCTTCAACGATCGGGTGTGGCGCGAGGGACTGCCGGTTGCGACGATCTGGTGA
- a CDS encoding thiol-disulfide isomerase: MFRSFFRILPALAIACALPGAGVTFHKDALPVLQKHCQSCHRPGEAAPMPLLTYNQVRPWAKAIKEAVVNHRMPPWFADPHVGKFTNDRSMPEADRKTLLAWIDGGAKPGDPDAAKPNPVFAEGWSIDQPDAVFEMPKPYDVPGEGTIEYTYYVVPSGFTEDKWVSMAEARPGNREVVHHIIVFVRDPKSKWLREYPAGEAFVPKRRSGESGLGGEFLTGFAPGAPPENLRPGQAKLIRAGSDFVFQMHYTANGKAARDQSKVGIVFAKEEPKQRVLTLAAANSKFVIPPGAPDHRVDGAMTLHADSELIGLFPHMHLRGKAMEMRAVYPTGEVEKLLWVPRYDFNWQLWYQVPLGKVLPKGTRIEASGYFDNSPNNKENPDPTSEVRYGDQSWEEMMIGFFNVAIDAKANPTDLLRAPKKRASGDRTGGGE; the protein is encoded by the coding sequence GTGTTTCGTTCCTTCTTTCGAATCCTCCCTGCTCTTGCCATCGCCTGTGCCCTCCCCGGGGCCGGCGTCACCTTCCACAAGGACGCCTTGCCCGTCCTGCAGAAGCACTGCCAGAGCTGCCACAGGCCGGGCGAAGCCGCCCCCATGCCGCTGCTCACCTACAATCAGGTTCGTCCGTGGGCCAAGGCCATCAAGGAAGCTGTAGTCAATCACCGCATGCCGCCGTGGTTCGCCGATCCGCATGTCGGCAAGTTCACGAACGACCGTTCGATGCCCGAAGCGGACCGCAAAACGCTGCTCGCCTGGATCGATGGCGGCGCAAAGCCTGGCGATCCGGACGCGGCGAAGCCCAACCCGGTCTTCGCCGAGGGGTGGTCCATTGATCAACCCGACGCCGTGTTCGAAATGCCGAAGCCGTACGACGTCCCGGGCGAGGGAACCATCGAGTACACCTACTACGTGGTCCCCTCGGGTTTCACGGAGGATAAGTGGGTGTCGATGGCCGAAGCGCGTCCAGGGAACCGGGAAGTGGTGCACCACATCATCGTGTTCGTGCGCGATCCGAAATCGAAGTGGCTCCGGGAGTATCCCGCCGGCGAGGCGTTCGTGCCGAAGCGGCGCTCCGGCGAGAGCGGGCTCGGCGGTGAGTTCCTCACCGGCTTTGCACCGGGTGCTCCCCCGGAGAATCTCCGTCCGGGCCAGGCCAAGCTCATCCGGGCCGGGTCGGACTTCGTCTTCCAGATGCACTACACGGCCAATGGCAAGGCCGCGCGGGATCAATCGAAGGTGGGGATCGTGTTCGCCAAGGAAGAGCCAAAGCAGCGCGTGCTCACGCTCGCAGCCGCCAATTCAAAATTCGTCATTCCTCCGGGTGCGCCCGACCATCGAGTGGATGGAGCGATGACGCTCCACGCCGATTCGGAACTGATCGGGCTGTTCCCGCACATGCACCTCCGCGGAAAGGCCATGGAAATGCGAGCCGTCTACCCAACCGGTGAAGTGGAAAAGCTCCTGTGGGTACCGCGCTACGACTTCAACTGGCAGCTCTGGTACCAGGTTCCGCTTGGCAAGGTGCTTCCCAAAGGAACGCGCATCGAAGCCAGCGGGTACTTCGACAATTCGCCGAACAACAAAGAAAACCCGGACCCGACCTCCGAGGTCCGCTACGGCGACCAGAGTTGGGAAGAGATGATGATCGGCTTCTTCAACGTCGCGATTGACGCCAAGGCGAACCCGACAGACCTGCTGCGCGCGCCGAAAAAGCGGGCATCCGGCGACCGGACCGGTGGCGGCGAATAG
- a CDS encoding NUDIX hydrolase, protein MGALIFKRDSILLVERGKQPLKGYWSLPGGLVEIGERLTAAIEREVLEETGLTVKAESVVEIFERIMRDKAGKAEYHYVLVDYVCKVTGGELRPGSDSSAAEWVRRKDLAGRRLTEGTLDVIERVFDRRAAQKAR, encoded by the coding sequence GTGGGCGCGCTCATCTTCAAGCGCGATTCGATTCTCCTTGTGGAGCGCGGCAAACAGCCGCTGAAGGGCTATTGGTCGCTGCCAGGCGGGCTCGTCGAGATCGGAGAACGGCTGACCGCCGCGATCGAGCGCGAAGTGCTGGAGGAAACCGGACTCACGGTGAAGGCCGAATCGGTGGTGGAGATCTTCGAGCGCATCATGCGCGACAAGGCCGGCAAGGCCGAATATCACTACGTCCTTGTCGACTACGTGTGCAAGGTGACCGGCGGCGAGTTGCGCCCCGGCTCTGATTCCTCCGCCGCCGAATGGGTGCGCCGCAAGGACCTGGCCGGCCGCAGGCTCACCGAAGGCACGCTCGACGTGATAGAGCGCGTGTTCGATCGGCGGGCCGCGCAAAAGGCCCGGTAG
- a CDS encoding beta-ketoacyl-[acyl-carrier-protein] synthase family protein: MNRRVAITGIGVVSAIGHTRELFWNSIRNGVCGIRPLTGIDASQFRFANAAQASCYDPAAHFDPKTLDLYDRFAQFAMLAAREALAHAGLPEIPHAIRQRTAIVTGTSIGGQNSQDTGFVDIYRLGRPRSHPMTIPRVMPNAGASALAVDLGVTGPVFTTSTACASSNHAMAQALWMVRSGMVEMAVAGGSEAPFSFGFLKAWESMRVVSPDTCRPFSADRKGLVLGEGGAIFILEPWEAAVARGARILAEFTGAGMSADAHHVTQPSVEGPSLAIRNALGDAGLKAEQIGYINAHGTGTQTNDATETRAIRHVFDRYADRLPVSSTKSMHGHALGAAGAIEAAATVLALREGLLPPTVNYTTPDPDCDLDVVPNQARPASVEHALSNAFAFGGLNAVLAFSRVD; this comes from the coding sequence ATGAACCGCCGCGTCGCGATCACCGGCATCGGCGTTGTTTCCGCCATCGGGCATACGCGCGAGTTGTTCTGGAACTCCATCCGCAACGGAGTCTGCGGCATCCGCCCGCTCACCGGCATCGACGCCTCCCAGTTCCGGTTCGCCAACGCCGCGCAGGCCAGTTGCTACGATCCTGCGGCCCACTTCGACCCTAAGACGCTCGATCTCTACGACCGCTTCGCGCAGTTCGCCATGTTGGCCGCGCGCGAGGCGCTGGCCCACGCCGGACTCCCCGAAATCCCTCATGCGATCCGCCAGCGTACGGCCATCGTCACCGGCACCTCGATCGGCGGACAGAATTCGCAGGATACCGGCTTCGTTGACATCTACCGCCTCGGCCGTCCGCGCTCGCACCCGATGACGATTCCCCGGGTCATGCCAAACGCCGGCGCCAGCGCCCTAGCCGTCGATCTCGGCGTCACCGGACCGGTTTTTACTACGTCGACCGCGTGCGCATCATCGAACCACGCCATGGCGCAGGCGCTGTGGATGGTGCGGTCGGGAATGGTGGAGATGGCCGTCGCCGGCGGAAGCGAAGCGCCTTTTTCGTTCGGATTCCTCAAGGCCTGGGAGTCCATGCGCGTCGTATCTCCGGACACCTGCCGGCCGTTCTCGGCGGACCGCAAAGGGCTCGTGCTGGGCGAAGGCGGGGCCATTTTTATCCTCGAACCGTGGGAGGCAGCCGTCGCCCGCGGCGCGCGCATCCTTGCCGAGTTCACTGGAGCGGGCATGTCCGCCGACGCACATCACGTCACCCAGCCCTCCGTGGAAGGTCCCTCGCTCGCCATCCGCAACGCACTCGGCGACGCGGGACTGAAAGCGGAACAGATCGGCTATATCAACGCCCACGGGACCGGAACGCAAACCAACGATGCGACCGAAACCCGGGCCATCCGCCATGTGTTCGACCGGTACGCTGACCGGCTCCCTGTGTCCTCGACGAAATCCATGCACGGCCACGCGCTAGGCGCCGCCGGAGCCATCGAAGCCGCCGCCACGGTGTTGGCCCTCCGCGAGGGCCTGCTGCCGCCGACAGTCAACTACACGACTCCGGACCCGGACTGCGACCTCGACGTCGTTCCGAATCAGGCGCGACCGGCCTCGGTGGAGCACGCCCTCTCGAATGCGTTTGCGTTCGGCGGTTTGAACGCGGTGTTGGCTTTCAGTCGCGTCGACTGA
- a CDS encoding sialidase family protein, with the protein MNHRGQVLGLVFCVSGFCQLPRGYTIPTVDLTNRVERVVVDREAGQYLGHPTTVLLEDNRTMLVVYPRGHGKGAIVLRRSRDGGLTWSAPLPVPASWATSKETPTIHRVVDANGRKRLILFSGLYPIRMSVSEDDGAHWTELAPIGDYGGIVAMSAVERLRDGRYMALFHDDGRFFRAEPAAERKFRVYAVESRDGGLTWGAPRVIATHPDAHLCEPGVVRSPDGMQLAVLLRENSRKHNSFVIFSNDEGATWSEPRELPAALTGDRHAGRYAPDGRLLVTFRDTTLESPTRGDWVAWVGRYQDIAEGREGQFRVRLMDNTKGADCCYPGLELLPDGVFAATTYGHWTTGEQPYVVSVRFRLTDIDKLSRRD; encoded by the coding sequence ATGAACCATCGCGGTCAAGTCCTCGGGCTTGTTTTTTGTGTCTCGGGATTCTGTCAGCTTCCTCGGGGCTACACGATTCCGACGGTGGACCTGACGAATCGGGTCGAGCGCGTCGTCGTGGATCGGGAAGCGGGGCAGTATCTGGGTCACCCGACGACAGTGCTGCTTGAGGACAACCGCACGATGCTCGTCGTCTATCCGCGCGGACATGGCAAGGGCGCCATCGTTCTGCGCCGGAGCCGCGATGGGGGACTCACATGGTCCGCTCCGCTCCCGGTGCCCGCGAGTTGGGCTACATCGAAGGAAACTCCCACGATTCATCGTGTGGTCGACGCGAACGGACGGAAGCGGCTGATTTTATTCTCCGGACTCTATCCGATCCGCATGTCGGTTTCAGAAGACGACGGCGCGCATTGGACCGAACTCGCGCCCATCGGGGACTATGGCGGCATCGTCGCGATGTCGGCGGTGGAACGCCTCCGTGACGGGCGGTACATGGCGCTGTTTCACGACGACGGCCGGTTCTTCCGCGCCGAGCCAGCGGCCGAACGGAAGTTCCGAGTGTACGCGGTGGAATCGCGAGACGGAGGGCTGACGTGGGGCGCGCCTCGCGTGATCGCCACCCACCCGGACGCCCATCTATGCGAGCCGGGCGTCGTGCGGTCGCCCGACGGGATGCAGCTTGCCGTGCTGCTGCGGGAGAACAGCCGGAAGCACAACTCGTTCGTGATCTTCAGCAACGACGAAGGCGCAACATGGAGTGAGCCGCGAGAGCTGCCGGCAGCGCTGACGGGAGACCGCCACGCTGGCCGCTACGCACCGGACGGACGGCTGCTGGTGACCTTCCGCGACACCACACTGGAAAGCCCGACGCGAGGGGATTGGGTGGCGTGGGTGGGACGGTATCAGGACATCGCCGAAGGGCGCGAAGGGCAATTCCGGGTGCGGCTGATGGACAACACCAAGGGCGCCGACTGCTGCTATCCGGGGCTCGAACTGCTGCCCGACGGAGTTTTCGCCGCGACGACCTACGGCCATTGGACCACGGGCGAACAGCCCTACGTGGTGAGCGTGCGGTTCCGGCTTACCGACATCGACAAGCTCAGTCGACGCGACTGA
- the flgK gene encoding flagellar hook-associated protein FlgK, producing MGNLLSSLVTVADSMRTVQKAIDVSSNNVTNANTPGFVRQDLSLVAKRFELDHALPGGVGDQGLISSRRAFLELGVYEQAGREGRYAQLTSNLERLEPLLDVTAQGGVSGALDNLFAAFSQWSVNPNDQPSRQRVIDRAADLGNAFRFLSGSITASVSDAAAETGALVGQVNRLGQRILEYNVEVRQDRRKLEDPGLDAQVHAALEELSGLVDFDLIRSEDGSFTVQLGGQTPLVIGDHTFPVSVEAGNGPIVLRDSLGRDITGQIGAGKVKGILEFADSSAGVLLDDVNTLAAAVADQVNGTLANGVDRNGVPGAELFSYDNVTGAAASLTVTSITADELAAAAIDAPGGNANALDLAALSTSRVVNGYSFSQFLGQTAGQLGQTLGNARESARTHELLLGQARQLRAASSEVDLNAEAVKLVAFQRQYEANAELVRVLNSLTETMLGILR from the coding sequence ATGGGCAATCTCCTCAGTTCACTGGTGACCGTCGCCGACTCGATGCGCACGGTGCAGAAGGCGATCGACGTCTCGAGCAACAACGTCACCAACGCCAACACGCCGGGGTTCGTTCGCCAGGATCTCTCTCTAGTGGCGAAGCGCTTCGAACTCGACCACGCGCTCCCCGGCGGGGTAGGGGACCAAGGGTTGATCTCGAGCCGCCGCGCCTTCCTCGAACTGGGAGTGTACGAACAGGCCGGGCGCGAGGGCCGCTACGCCCAATTGACTTCGAACCTCGAACGGCTCGAGCCTCTCCTCGACGTGACCGCCCAAGGCGGTGTCAGCGGCGCCCTCGACAACCTCTTCGCGGCCTTTTCCCAATGGAGCGTGAATCCCAACGATCAACCGTCGCGTCAGCGCGTGATCGATCGGGCGGCCGATCTCGGCAACGCATTCCGGTTTCTCTCGGGATCCATCACTGCTTCCGTCAGCGATGCGGCGGCGGAAACCGGCGCCTTGGTGGGCCAGGTCAACCGCTTGGGCCAGCGCATACTCGAATACAACGTCGAAGTGCGGCAGGACCGGCGCAAGCTCGAGGACCCGGGCCTCGACGCGCAAGTGCATGCCGCCCTCGAAGAGCTCTCAGGGCTCGTGGATTTCGACCTGATCCGTTCCGAGGATGGCTCGTTCACGGTTCAACTGGGCGGCCAAACGCCGCTCGTCATCGGCGATCATACATTTCCGGTTTCGGTTGAAGCCGGGAATGGCCCCATCGTTCTCCGCGATTCGCTCGGTCGTGATATCACGGGGCAGATCGGCGCCGGAAAGGTGAAGGGTATCCTCGAATTCGCGGATAGTTCGGCCGGCGTGCTCCTGGACGACGTCAATACTCTCGCCGCTGCGGTCGCCGATCAAGTGAACGGAACCCTCGCCAACGGAGTGGACCGCAACGGTGTTCCTGGTGCGGAGTTGTTTTCCTATGACAACGTGACCGGAGCGGCCGCTTCGCTGACCGTAACCTCCATCACGGCCGACGAACTCGCCGCGGCCGCCATCGACGCTCCGGGCGGCAACGCCAACGCCCTCGACCTGGCGGCGCTCTCCACTTCCCGCGTCGTCAACGGCTACTCCTTCTCACAGTTTCTCGGGCAGACCGCCGGCCAACTTGGCCAGACGCTGGGCAACGCCCGCGAAAGCGCCCGCACGCACGAACTGCTACTCGGCCAGGCCCGCCAGTTGCGCGCAGCGTCTAGCGAAGTGGACTTGAACGCCGAAGCGGTGAAGCTGGTTGCCTTTCAACGGCAATACGAAGCCAATGCCGAACTGGTGCGTGTCCTGAACTCGCTCACCGAGACCATGCTCGGTATCCTGCGCTAG
- a CDS encoding heavy metal-binding domain-containing protein: MRRRAFVAAIGSAAFSQEKADEFICPMDRDVRKSGPGTCPRCGMKLVANLPDPADYILGLRTIPAVPKPGWTTRFEFTIADPKTGKVVRDFEIVHEKLFHLFLVREDLGWFAHEHPEFLRDGRFAWHGVLPRAGGYRVVADCYPHGATPQFLLKTVYTAGAFDEPANPVGFAADRGPRQAANLGVEFTTEPEYPVAGQETLLFFRLRPADGLERYLAAWGHMLIASDDLVDVIHDHPLYAYPEAADRPQVQFNVIFPRAAYYRIWVQFQRKGVVNTVNFTVPVRRLGE, translated from the coding sequence GTGAGGCGGCGGGCGTTCGTCGCGGCGATCGGGAGCGCGGCTTTTTCGCAGGAGAAGGCCGATGAGTTTATCTGCCCGATGGATCGCGACGTTCGCAAGTCCGGTCCCGGAACTTGCCCACGCTGCGGGATGAAGCTGGTGGCGAATCTGCCGGATCCCGCCGACTACATCCTCGGCCTCCGGACGATTCCCGCGGTTCCGAAACCCGGCTGGACCACCCGGTTCGAATTCACCATCGCCGACCCGAAGACGGGGAAGGTCGTGCGCGACTTCGAGATCGTCCACGAAAAGCTCTTCCATTTGTTTCTGGTCCGGGAGGATCTCGGCTGGTTTGCCCACGAGCATCCCGAGTTCCTCCGCGACGGACGCTTCGCCTGGCACGGCGTCCTGCCCCGCGCCGGTGGTTATCGCGTGGTGGCCGATTGCTACCCGCACGGGGCGACGCCGCAATTTCTGCTGAAGACGGTGTATACGGCCGGGGCTTTCGACGAGCCGGCGAATCCGGTTGGATTCGCCGCCGATCGCGGCCCGAGGCAGGCGGCGAACCTCGGCGTTGAGTTCACCACGGAACCGGAGTATCCGGTGGCCGGACAGGAAACACTGCTGTTCTTCCGGTTGCGCCCGGCCGACGGCCTCGAACGATATCTGGCTGCCTGGGGGCACATGCTGATCGCCAGCGACGATCTCGTCGACGTGATCCACGACCACCCACTCTATGCCTACCCGGAAGCCGCGGACCGGCCGCAGGTCCAGTTCAACGTAATCTTTCCCCGCGCCGCCTACTACCGGATCTGGGTCCAGTTTCAGCGCAAGGGCGTGGTGAACACGGTGAACTTCACGGTTCCGGTACGGCGCTTGGGCGAGTGA
- the flgM gene encoding flagellar biosynthesis anti-sigma factor FlgM, which yields MKIEHTSVQASQGDLAAKQARDTGAARELARAGQAAYREAADGGTAGPTDAVSLSSLSRQVLTEESSSPEREARVQELSALVSSGNYQVDPVELSRSIITDAERPGL from the coding sequence ATGAAAATAGAGCATACAAGTGTACAGGCCTCCCAAGGTGACCTAGCGGCGAAACAAGCGCGGGACACTGGAGCGGCGCGGGAGTTGGCGCGAGCGGGGCAGGCGGCTTACCGGGAGGCGGCCGACGGGGGGACGGCCGGGCCCACCGATGCGGTGAGTCTGTCATCGCTGAGCCGGCAGGTACTGACTGAGGAGTCGAGTTCGCCCGAGCGGGAAGCGCGGGTGCAGGAATTGTCCGCTTTGGTTTCGAGCGGGAACTACCAGGTGGATCCGGTTGAGCTGAGCCGGAGCATCATCACGGACGCGGAGCGGCCCGGGTTGTGA
- a CDS encoding sigma-70 family RNA polymerase sigma factor produces the protein MQPDSAGDVTRLLIDWSGGSNQALDQLMPLVYAELRRIARNHLRREDISHTLQSTALVHEAFFRLIDQKQVNWQNRAHFYAVSARMMRRILVDHARRHLAEKRGSGVTMLAIDERLAGAGEREFSLVALDDALGALEQLDAQQAKLVELRFFAGLSVEETAEVLGVSAATVKRHWVTAKAWLYRELARTESGQGA, from the coding sequence GTGCAACCCGACTCTGCCGGCGACGTGACGCGCTTACTGATCGACTGGAGCGGTGGTTCCAACCAGGCATTGGATCAACTGATGCCGCTCGTCTATGCTGAACTTCGCCGCATCGCACGCAATCATCTGCGGCGCGAGGACATCAGTCATACACTACAGAGCACCGCTTTGGTTCACGAGGCGTTTTTCCGGCTGATCGACCAGAAGCAAGTGAATTGGCAGAATCGGGCGCACTTCTATGCGGTTTCCGCACGGATGATGCGGCGGATTCTGGTGGACCACGCACGGCGCCACCTGGCGGAGAAGCGCGGATCGGGCGTGACGATGCTCGCCATTGACGAGCGGCTGGCCGGCGCCGGCGAGCGCGAGTTTTCGCTGGTCGCACTCGACGACGCCCTCGGCGCGCTCGAGCAGTTGGACGCGCAGCAGGCAAAGCTCGTGGAACTCCGGTTCTTCGCCGGGCTCTCTGTCGAGGAGACCGCGGAGGTGCTGGGCGTATCGGCGGCGACGGTGAAACGTCACTGGGTGACGGCGAAAGCCTGGCTCTATCGGGAGTTGGCGCGGACCGAGAGCGGGCAGGGCGCGTAG